The Mytilus edulis chromosome 12, xbMytEdul2.2, whole genome shotgun sequence genome contains a region encoding:
- the LOC139498894 gene encoding uncharacterized protein → MSESILTKLTQLNRDDFQDLVALGTFSSYENRVFLAGPCNIGKSSLASILIDEAIPKTWYSTDGLVIHFGRNGIDLQHRKMIPLKKGSGDILTKLLLGHPELKKQQRRPVESQIEQNIDKNIDKVPGDPKSNLTTNESKLNPYYMDNFSPKQQRQKTKTTTQTQRQKTKTTTGMTSYGRHHQTPPETSQKTLKDLKGQPIHTAHSIQDDLQEKIKEGTYIMKIAPSDLVDFGGQKSFDMTHQLFIQHRGTFILMFDGRKGLYTELEEYPQGDVTAASILVHWINSILTYCTKSDDKMPRIVFAATHSDSFSEDEKKKLVVTFQEELTQMFSSHKLHEHILYNEVYFINATEEADEEIGRLKDKLVEIAFQQSTWGQLMPIVWVPLDLQISDMRTDGVKVITKEKLLEINKNNKELALSDRRIEDFLLVQHSIGKLLYFDEPALRDFIVIQPSAMVNILRAFITDRIFWPENGPIRDILENLSYTGVLTKTDLFTLWLQPAFKDILMNDRIQDYVVQVLLHLDILVEPKHYAGKDFAADLYLVPCIVTSKFPPQIQNAATDKRTICFAYHLHETVVPSALSFKLIGAAISIWPLKVVDARLCLYYQAAAMDTDTRNELQIHVKGHRIVAYLVNATSKHLISPDLATTVQECLTLALGRILKFYGHCFGRQNQHVMSDLFEIEVGELCKGEACLIPLSYAKTKARWRCKNRKIHNTKFPLNWIVDKSKMQCDLNCEGLEIETQLLTPDDQHFVQLAKTMGIGDFYNFFIELGMEKTDYDNLNFRYFANPIDFMLMGLFEWRDKTESDQMTATFGKLQKALTAIERQHYMCQIHREDHTLVEQAHSRLQDVPSDDVIYALTDNNLIGDCVVHLGVELCLSIGDIRKTLYNFPRDLNGQVHDLLTKWKYCNATKRVKPTIYRLMVALKHIKAAKALSFVKKTYGMK, encoded by the exons ATGTCAGAATCCATTTTGACCAAACTTACCCAGTTGAATAGAGATGACTTCCAGGATCTTGTAGCTCTAGGGACATTTTCTTCCTACGAAAACAGGGTGTTTTTGGCTGGGCCTTGCAACATTGGGAAATCTTCGCTAGCAAGTATTCTAATTGACGAGGCAATTCCAAAGACATGGTATTCAACAGATGGACTTGTTATTCATTTTGGTAGAAATGGCATAGACCTACAACACCGAAAAATGATTCCATTGAAAAAAG gTAGTGGtgatattttaacaaaacttctACTTGGACATcctgaattaaaaaaacaacaaagacgTCCTGTCGAATCCCAAATAGAGCagaatattgataaaaatatagataaagtCCCAGGTGATCCTAAATCAAATCTTACAACAAATGAATCTAAGTTAAATCCATATTATATGGATAACTTTTCTCCAAAACAGCAACgacaaaaaaccaaaacaacaacACAAACGCAACgacaaaaaaccaaaacaacaacTGGAATGACTTCATATGGTAGACATCATCAAACTCCTCCTGAAACTTCTCAGAAGACTTTAAAAGACCTCAAGGGACAGCCAATTCATACTGCCCATTCCATTCAAGATGATTTACAGGAGAAGATTAAGGAAGGAACTTATATCATGAAAATAGCACCTTCGGATTTGGTCGATTTCGGTGGGCAAAAATCGTTTGATATGACTCATCAATTATTTATCCAGCACAGGGGGACGTTCATTCTGATGTTTGATGGCCGTAAAGGCCTTTATACAGAATTGGAAGAATATCCACAAGGAGATGTTACAGCAGCAT CCATTCTTGTGCATTGGATTAACTCTATATTGACTTACTGTACAAAAAGTGATGACAAAATGCCACGAATTGTGTTTGCTGCAACCCATAGTGATAGCTTCTCTGAG GATGAGAAAAAGAAATTAGTTGTAACATTCCAAGAAGAGCTGACACAGATGTTTTCCTCACACAAGCTTCATGAGCATATCCTGTACAACGAAGTCTATTTCATCAACGCAACAGAAGAAGCAGACGAAGAAATTGGTCGTTTAAAGGATAAATTAGTTGAAATAGCATTCCAGCAGTCAACATGGGGACAACTAATGCCGATTGTTTGGGTGCCTCTTGATTTACAGATATCAGATATGAGAACAGATGGAGTAAAGGTGATAACAAAAGAAAAGCTCCtagaaatcaacaaaaataataaGGAATTAGCTCTAAGTGATAGAAGAATTGAAGACTTCTTACTTGTTCAACACTCAATCGGAAAGCTATTGTATTTTGATGAACCTGCTTTAAGagatttcattgttattcaacctTCAGCAATGGTCAATATCCTTAGAGCCTTCATCACAGACAGAATATTTTGGCCAGAAAATGGACCCATTCGAGACATACTAGAAAATTTATCATATACTGGAGTTCTAACGAAGACAGACCTTTTTACGCTGTGGTTACAACCAGCTTTCAAGGACATTTTGATGAACGACAGAATACAAGACTATGTAGTTCAGGTCCTCCTGCACCTTGATATCCTTGTAGAACCTAAACACTACGCTGGGAAGGATTTCGCTGCAGATTTATATCTAGTGCCATGCATTGTGACTTCTAAATTTCCACCACAAATACAGAATGCTGCAACAGATAAAAGAACAATATGCTTTGCCTATCATCTACATGAGACAGTGGTTCCATCTGCCTTGTCGTTCAAGCTTATAGGGGCTGCAATTAGCATTTGGCCTTTGAAAGTAGTTGATGCTCGTTTATGCCTTTATTATCAAGCTGCAGCTATGGATACTGATACCAGAAATGAACTTCAAATTCATGTGAAAGGGCACAGAATTGTTGCATACCTCGTTAATGCCACATCAAAACACCTCATTTCACCAGATCTAGCAACAACGGTACAGGAATGCTTGACATTGGCACTAGGACGAATTCTTAAGTTTTATGGTCATTGTTTTGGTAGACAAAATCAACATGTAATGTCAGACCTTTTTGAAATAGAAGTTGGAGAACTATGCAAAGGTGAAGCGTGTTTAATTCCTTTGTCATATGCAAAAACGAAAGCACGTTGGAGATGCAAGAATAGGAAAATACACAACACAAAATTTCCTCTGAATTGGATTGTTGATAAG agTAAGATGCAGTGTGACTTAAATTGTGAAG GTCTTGAAATAGAAACACAACTCTTGACACCAGATGATCAACATTTCGTGCAACTAGCAAAAACAATGGGTATTGGAGACTTCTACAACTTCTTTATTGAACTTGGAATGGAAAAAACTGATTACGACAACTTAAATTTTCGTTATTTCGCAAATCCTATCGATTTTATGTTGATGGGGCTGTTTGAATGGCGGGATAAAACAGAAAGTGACCAGATGACTGCAACGTTTGGAAAACTCCAGAAGGCACTGACAGCTATTGAAAGACAACACTATATGTGTCAG ATACACAGAGAGGATCATACATTAGTGG AACAAGCTCATAGCCGCCTACAAGATGTTCCGTCAGATGACGTAATTTATGCTTTGACAGACAATAACCTGATTGGTGATTGCGTTGTTCACTTAGGAGTGGAATTATGTCTAAGCATTGGAGACATTAGGAAAACTTTATACAATTTTCCTAGGGATTTGAATGGTCAAGTTCATGATCTACTCACAAAATGGAAGTATTGCAATGCAACCAAGAGGGTGAAACCTACAATCTACCGACTTATGGTAGCTTTAAAACACATAAAAGCTGCTAAAGCGCTAAGTTTTGTGAAGAAAACATATGGTATGAAGTAA